Proteins encoded by one window of Gemmatimonadota bacterium:
- a CDS encoding peptidylprolyl isomerase codes for MRALLSLVVALLLAPAALAAQSARPDTAALQRLLVAEDHRGKGADGIAPLLAAIEGRDTLLRRVAARGLGRFQRPEFGKRLAALLGDPVPAIRREAATGLTQSLKRVPRRPLAADTTDISVRGARLALDAALAKEQDPSVVDALAAAIGRLPYGDSSEARAAEAAIVARINRTATRQMMQGLFKLAQGRRVVGPMAMPTIFAIRRAAVASPDPTARRLAFSTLILAQGLDSVIVATGLMDADEQVRRLALSGITTLPVGRRAEAISAGVKDRSPIVRVGAIVAARLAARPTDCTPILGLVDDRNLLVALTAIDSLTSPCADRAAVVPVLLHALTTPIATTTPDHRWHKAAHALMTLARVDSAVARPHLDRFVTSAIWGERLAATVAAATMRDGVLLRRLAGDRDHNVQEAALTGLSRLMGHAADSIYIAALASPGYQVVLAAATALNGSKDARVVPAAIAALDRISAEQRETSRDPRIALLARIGELGSDANSTVVLRYVADFDSTVAVAAASILARWPGRTFAAATQPLPIRTEPLAKLLLQGEARLIVTMAPSSGGGSFTIRLFAGEAPATTARLLRLAREGFYNGHVFQRVEANFVTQGGGGDASEYVGDGPFMRDEVALRSQFRGTIGISARGRDTGDAQLYLNLADNPNLDHEYTTAGEIISGLDVAEGILAGDVIARVEVDEVGAPMRGLAPPDDDEDEDDRVRDATMAMPQGADGVEQTAYGTGPAARMIASFDGLGVGFNGPSGTATLRNPSDNSLGVGPDHIVQIVNSRMAVFTKAGAKHPETGRVLYGPVETRTVWRGFGGLCEQRNSGDAVVRYDQLADRWLVISPIFSRGPRRPDDEAPPAPGVAKRSVIGRSGQPGKAEALYSPPPPTPAPVATPGAARPVAPRDSGAYAMCYAVSTSNDPMGTYYRYEFVRPLFPDYPRPAVWPDGYYLPTSTGDDVIEKHTCVADRTRMLRGEPATEQCVVVPGVNFLNNVDLDGTQLPPAGAPNLVLAAGGTQLKGVLQDDGIYAWQFHVDWDDPSKTRLDGPTKIAVAPYAYLCGGQLTNCVPQPGVDRRLDAQGDKLMARVVYRRIGNVESVVATHSVNTAAGAGGVRWYEFRLGKDRAPTLYQQGTYAPDATYRWLPSPAIDKFGNIGIGYSAGSATQFPEQRFAGRRRSDPLGVLTLREATMVRGEGSQTNTLRWEDYSQTAVDPVDDCTIWYVGDYYRPGAASYSSRIGAFRMPGCR; via the coding sequence ATGCGTGCCCTGCTCTCCCTCGTCGTCGCGCTCCTGCTCGCTCCCGCCGCCCTCGCGGCCCAGTCGGCTCGCCCCGACACCGCCGCGCTGCAGCGGCTGCTGGTCGCCGAGGACCACCGCGGCAAGGGAGCGGATGGCATCGCCCCGCTGCTCGCTGCCATCGAGGGTCGGGACACCCTGCTGCGCCGGGTCGCCGCCCGCGGGCTCGGTCGTTTCCAGCGCCCCGAGTTCGGCAAGCGACTCGCCGCGCTGCTCGGCGACCCGGTCCCGGCCATCCGTCGCGAGGCGGCGACCGGGCTGACCCAGAGCCTCAAGCGGGTGCCCCGCCGGCCGCTGGCCGCCGACACCACCGACATCTCGGTGCGCGGCGCGCGGCTCGCGCTGGACGCCGCACTGGCCAAGGAGCAAGACCCCAGCGTCGTCGATGCACTGGCCGCCGCCATCGGCCGCCTCCCGTACGGCGACTCGAGTGAGGCGCGCGCCGCCGAGGCGGCGATCGTGGCACGCATCAACCGCACGGCGACGCGGCAGATGATGCAGGGGCTCTTCAAGCTGGCGCAGGGGCGGCGCGTGGTGGGGCCGATGGCGATGCCGACGATCTTCGCGATCCGTCGCGCCGCCGTGGCTTCGCCCGACCCGACGGCGCGCCGTCTGGCCTTCAGCACGCTGATCCTGGCGCAGGGGCTCGACTCGGTGATCGTCGCCACGGGTCTCATGGATGCGGACGAGCAGGTCCGGCGTCTCGCGCTCTCCGGGATCACGACGTTGCCGGTGGGGCGCCGCGCCGAAGCCATCAGTGCCGGCGTGAAGGACCGCTCGCCGATCGTTCGCGTTGGGGCCATCGTCGCGGCGCGGCTCGCGGCGCGGCCGACCGACTGCACCCCGATCCTCGGCCTCGTCGACGATCGCAACCTCCTGGTGGCGCTCACCGCCATCGACTCGCTCACGTCGCCGTGCGCCGACCGCGCCGCCGTGGTCCCGGTGCTGCTCCACGCCCTGACCACCCCGATCGCGACCACCACCCCCGACCACCGCTGGCACAAGGCGGCCCACGCGCTGATGACGCTCGCCCGTGTCGACAGCGCCGTGGCGCGCCCCCACCTCGACCGCTTCGTCACCAGCGCCATCTGGGGGGAGCGGCTCGCGGCGACGGTGGCCGCCGCTACGATGCGGGACGGCGTGCTGCTCCGCCGCCTCGCCGGCGACCGCGACCACAACGTGCAGGAGGCGGCGCTCACCGGGCTGTCGCGCCTGATGGGCCATGCCGCCGACTCGATCTATATCGCCGCGCTCGCCTCACCGGGATACCAGGTGGTGCTCGCCGCAGCCACCGCACTCAACGGCTCGAAGGACGCGCGCGTGGTGCCCGCAGCCATCGCCGCGCTCGACCGGATCTCGGCCGAGCAGCGCGAGACCTCGCGCGACCCGCGCATCGCGCTGCTCGCCCGTATCGGCGAGCTCGGCAGCGATGCAAACTCAACCGTCGTGCTCCGCTACGTGGCCGATTTCGACAGCACGGTCGCCGTCGCAGCGGCCAGCATTCTTGCCCGCTGGCCCGGGCGAACCTTTGCTGCAGCGACACAGCCGCTCCCGATCCGCACCGAGCCGCTGGCGAAGTTGCTGCTGCAGGGCGAGGCACGCCTGATCGTGACGATGGCGCCGTCGAGCGGCGGCGGCTCGTTCACGATCCGTCTCTTTGCGGGCGAGGCGCCGGCCACCACGGCACGGCTCCTCCGCCTGGCACGCGAAGGCTTCTACAACGGCCACGTCTTCCAGCGGGTCGAGGCCAACTTCGTGACCCAGGGAGGCGGTGGCGATGCGTCGGAATACGTTGGCGACGGCCCCTTCATGCGCGACGAGGTCGCGCTCCGTTCCCAGTTCCGCGGCACGATCGGCATCTCGGCGCGCGGCCGCGATACCGGCGACGCCCAGCTCTACCTCAACCTCGCCGACAACCCCAACCTCGACCACGAGTACACCACCGCCGGTGAGATCATCAGCGGGCTCGATGTCGCCGAGGGGATCCTCGCGGGCGATGTGATCGCGCGGGTGGAGGTCGATGAGGTTGGTGCCCCGATGCGCGGCCTCGCGCCGCCGGATGACGACGAGGACGAGGACGACCGCGTCCGTGACGCGACGATGGCGATGCCGCAGGGCGCCGACGGTGTCGAGCAGACAGCGTATGGCACTGGCCCGGCAGCGCGGATGATCGCCTCGTTCGATGGGCTCGGCGTCGGCTTCAACGGCCCTTCGGGGACCGCCACGCTGCGCAATCCGTCCGACAATTCGCTCGGCGTCGGCCCTGATCACATCGTGCAGATCGTGAACTCGCGGATGGCGGTCTTCACGAAGGCCGGCGCGAAGCATCCGGAGACCGGGCGCGTCCTCTACGGGCCGGTCGAGACGCGCACCGTGTGGCGCGGCTTCGGCGGACTCTGTGAGCAGCGCAACAGCGGCGACGCGGTGGTCCGCTACGACCAGCTCGCTGACCGGTGGCTGGTGATCTCCCCGATCTTCTCGCGCGGCCCGCGGCGGCCCGATGACGAGGCCCCACCGGCTCCGGGCGTCGCGAAGCGCAGCGTGATCGGCCGTTCGGGGCAGCCCGGGAAGGCGGAGGCACTCTACTCGCCGCCCCCGCCGACACCCGCGCCGGTGGCGACCCCAGGTGCCGCACGCCCGGTGGCACCGCGTGACAGCGGCGCCTACGCGATGTGCTATGCGGTCAGCACCAGCAACGATCCGATGGGCACCTACTATCGCTACGAGTTCGTGCGGCCGCTCTTCCCCGACTATCCGCGCCCGGCAGTCTGGCCCGACGGCTACTACCTGCCAACCTCAACGGGTGACGACGTGATCGAGAAGCACACCTGCGTTGCTGATCGGACGCGGATGCTGCGCGGCGAGCCGGCGACGGAGCAGTGCGTGGTCGTCCCCGGGGTGAACTTCCTCAACAACGTCGACCTCGACGGCACACAACTGCCACCGGCAGGAGCACCAAACCTCGTGCTCGCGGCGGGCGGCACGCAGCTCAAGGGCGTCCTGCAGGATGACGGCATCTACGCCTGGCAGTTCCACGTCGACTGGGACGACCCGAGCAAGACGCGGCTCGACGGCCCGACGAAGATCGCTGTTGCGCCCTATGCCTATCTCTGCGGCGGCCAGCTCACCAACTGCGTGCCGCAGCCGGGCGTCGACCGTCGGCTCGACGCGCAGGGCGACAAGCTGATGGCGCGTGTCGTCTACCGGCGGATCGGCAACGTGGAGTCGGTCGTCGCCACGCACTCTGTCAACACGGCGGCCGGCGCGGGCGGCGTGCGCTGGTATGAATTCCGGCTGGGCAAGGACCGCGCGCCA